The Streptomyces cadmiisoli genome has a segment encoding these proteins:
- a CDS encoding reverse transcriptase/maturase family protein produces the protein MQSAETVLGVIRERGRRGLPLERLYRQLFNRELFLLAYGRIYANKGAMTPGATQETVDGMSLAKIDRIITALRAESYRWSPARRVYIPKKNGKRPLGMPPWSDKLVAEVVRILLEAYYDVQFSDRSHGFRPKRGCHTALDEVVSVWKGTHWMIEGDISDCFGSPDHSVMLSTLAERIHDGRFLQLIDRMLKAGYLGDWQWNDTLSGAPQGGVASPILSNIYLDRFDQFVEQQLFPDYNRGGRRRTHRAYEIVENRIARARRHGDREAVRALRRERRSLPSQDPNDPGYRRLRYVRYCDDFLLGFAGPKSEAVEIKERIREFLRDELKLELSEPKTLITHATSQAARFLGYEIRAQHADTKITRNRRAVNGAIGLFVPRDVIRDRCARYMSGGKPALRGPLLHDEDFTIVAKYGSEYRGFVQYYLLAQDVSRLGPLRWVMETSMLKTLASKHKSTVTKMARRYKATVDTPDGRRTCFQVTVQREKWKKPLVARFGGIPLKRQRKTVIIDRQPVMATAKRNELIHRLLAGQCEMCEGRDGLQVHHVRKLADLNKPGRPERPQWVRLMAMRKRKTLVVCEHCHQEIHAGRGTATTRK, from the coding sequence TTGCAGAGTGCTGAAACCGTCCTGGGCGTCATCCGGGAGCGCGGCAGGCGTGGCCTGCCGCTGGAAAGGCTGTATCGGCAGCTGTTCAACAGAGAGTTATTCCTGCTGGCCTACGGTCGCATCTACGCCAACAAGGGCGCGATGACGCCCGGGGCCACCCAGGAGACCGTGGACGGTATGTCCCTGGCCAAGATTGACAGGATCATCACGGCTCTGCGTGCGGAGTCCTATCGGTGGTCCCCAGCCAGGAGGGTGTATATCCCGAAGAAGAACGGGAAGCGCCCTTTGGGGATGCCTCCGTGGTCGGACAAATTGGTCGCGGAAGTAGTGCGCATACTCCTTGAGGCGTACTACGACGTCCAGTTCTCCGACCGCTCACACGGTTTCCGCCCCAAACGGGGTTGCCACACCGCTCTTGATGAGGTGGTGTCGGTATGGAAGGGAACGCACTGGATGATCGAGGGAGACATCTCCGACTGTTTCGGGAGTCCTGACCATAGTGTCATGCTCTCAACGTTGGCGGAGAGGATCCACGACGGCCGGTTCCTTCAACTGATCGACCGGATGCTCAAGGCCGGGTATTTGGGGGACTGGCAGTGGAACGACACGCTCAGCGGAGCACCGCAAGGCGGTGTTGCTTCACCGATTTTGTCCAATATCTATCTGGACCGGTTCGATCAGTTCGTTGAACAGCAGCTATTTCCGGATTACAACCGGGGTGGACGACGACGCACCCACCGTGCGTATGAGATCGTCGAAAACCGGATTGCGAGGGCCAGGCGACACGGTGACCGGGAAGCGGTGCGGGCGCTGCGGCGCGAACGCCGTTCCCTGCCGAGTCAAGACCCCAACGATCCTGGGTATCGGCGTCTTCGATACGTTCGGTATTGCGACGACTTCCTGCTCGGGTTCGCCGGTCCCAAGAGCGAGGCCGTTGAGATCAAGGAAAGGATCAGGGAGTTCCTGCGTGACGAGCTCAAGCTGGAACTGTCCGAGCCTAAAACCCTGATCACGCACGCCACCAGCCAGGCGGCGCGCTTCCTCGGCTACGAGATCAGAGCACAGCATGCCGACACGAAGATCACTCGGAATCGCCGGGCGGTCAACGGCGCCATCGGCCTGTTCGTGCCCAGGGACGTCATCCGGGACAGATGCGCCCGCTACATGAGCGGAGGAAAACCCGCGTTGCGCGGTCCGCTGCTTCACGACGAGGACTTCACGATCGTCGCGAAGTACGGCTCCGAGTATCGGGGGTTCGTCCAGTACTACCTTCTCGCCCAGGACGTTTCACGCCTGGGACCGTTGCGCTGGGTCATGGAGACCTCGATGCTCAAGACCCTGGCCAGCAAGCACAAGTCGACCGTCACGAAGATGGCCCGCAGGTACAAAGCGACCGTCGATACTCCTGACGGCCGGCGGACGTGCTTCCAGGTCACGGTGCAACGTGAGAAGTGGAAGAAACCACTGGTCGCCCGCTTCGGCGGGATCCCGCTCAAGCGACAGCGCAAAACCGTCATCATCGACCGCCAGCCCGTCATGGCCACTGCCAAACGCAACGAGCTGATTCACCGGCTCCTGGCAGGGCAATGTGAGATGTGCGAGGGACGGGACGGACTGCAAGTCCACCACGTCCGCAAACTCGCCGATCTCAACAAACCGGGACGGCCGGAACGGCCGCAATGGGTACGTCTGATGGCCATGCGTAAACGCAAGACCCTCGTGGTCTGCGAACACTGCCATCAGGAAATCCACGCGGGACGGGGAACAGCCACTACTCGGAAATGA
- a CDS encoding transposase family protein has translation MYADIHPDPLTGLIRPPHPTTIRLVLAAVDDDALDKAIGRFLDERGSPPTNRRVIAIGRETVRGSRTKDQPAIPLIAAMTHEGDVLAQMQVDGKSRVAGGNFAPRLSRSEVGRRRGARGSGPFPTAPSRTVRASFPAYRSPVIISE, from the coding sequence GTGTACGCCGACATCCACCCCGACCCGCTGACCGGCCTCATCCGCCCGCCACACCCCACGACCATCCGCCTCGTCCTGGCCGCGGTGGACGATGACGCCCTGGACAAGGCCATTGGCCGCTTCCTCGACGAACGAGGCAGCCCTCCCACGAACCGACGCGTGATCGCTATCGGCAGGGAGACGGTGAGAGGCTCTCGCACCAAAGACCAGCCAGCCATCCCACTGATCGCGGCGATGACCCACGAAGGCGATGTCCTCGCCCAGATGCAGGTCGACGGCAAGAGTCGAGTAGCCGGAGGGAATTTCGCCCCCCGGCTCTCACGGAGTGAAGTAGGCCGCCGACGAGGTGCCCGTGGTTCGGGTCCTTTTCCGACGGCCCCTTCCCGAACGGTACGGGCCAGTTTCCCGGCATACCGCTCTCCAGTGATCATTTCCGAGTAG
- a CDS encoding transposase family protein, whose translation MPAHQSSRMPSCLEQLGDASSLIALETVADLRTYLNDVSDPRRRRGIRPLWTALLTTVAAAVLAGATSMAAIGEWAEDAPQRVLSRLGFRCRRTELSGVRRHPPRPADRPHPPATPHDHPPRPGRGGR comes from the coding sequence ATGCCTGCCCACCAGTCTTCCCGTATGCCCTCCTGCCTGGAACAACTGGGGGATGCCTCCAGTCTCATCGCACTGGAAACCGTAGCTGACCTGCGCACATACCTGAATGACGTGTCCGATCCGCGACGGCGTCGCGGGATCCGCCCCCTATGGACGGCGCTGCTGACCACAGTGGCCGCGGCTGTCCTGGCCGGCGCCACCTCGATGGCCGCGATCGGCGAGTGGGCCGAGGACGCTCCGCAACGCGTCCTGTCCCGGCTCGGGTTCCGCTGTCGGCGTACGGAGCTTTCTGGTGTACGCCGACATCCACCCCGACCCGCTGACCGGCCTCATCCGCCCGCCACACCCCACGACCATCCGCCTCGTCCTGGCCGCGGTGGACGATGA
- a CDS encoding TfuA-like protein, with protein sequence MTTTVFTGPSISPNEVHSVLPQARVLPPAKRGDIYKARETGSTRILLIDGSFSHVLPVSPREVVDVATDGAQVLGSSSMGAVRAAECWPAGVQGVGAVYRMYRLGLFDSDDGVAVATNPEDGHRAVSVALVNIHAAVRKLYGLNLITRSQAVDLYGTAAGMYYPDRIWRLILKRSGLVDPDGSLEAICVGTDIKKHDALRALKYLASTADGGIVHNKARPFVAGPRYLPHDPLLGYDREQITPALARFVFGSGRFKKYLPLLLNSESKPPIEGRSRLAHSLPGDSSIGSALAEILADHREASLRLIGIMEKFAQFSTEVMLWHAMTQLRDHKIRTGVVVTFHHETEVRENIANSHGYRRWDLLRQDLRDGILPNGIPFSWIDEARADLTFSRA encoded by the coding sequence ATGACAACAACCGTATTTACCGGCCCTTCGATTTCACCGAATGAGGTGCATTCCGTTCTCCCGCAAGCTCGAGTGCTTCCGCCGGCAAAGCGTGGGGACATATACAAAGCTAGGGAAACCGGAAGTACTCGTATACTTCTCATCGACGGTTCCTTTTCGCACGTTCTGCCTGTTTCACCGCGAGAAGTTGTGGACGTTGCTACTGACGGCGCGCAGGTCCTGGGGTCCTCCAGTATGGGTGCTGTTCGAGCAGCCGAATGCTGGCCAGCGGGTGTGCAAGGCGTGGGCGCCGTGTATCGAATGTACCGCTTGGGTCTGTTTGATTCTGACGACGGTGTCGCGGTCGCGACAAATCCTGAAGACGGGCACCGCGCTGTAAGTGTGGCTCTTGTCAATATTCACGCCGCCGTTCGAAAGCTCTATGGCCTAAATTTGATTACTAGATCCCAAGCAGTTGACCTGTACGGAACCGCTGCGGGTATGTATTATCCTGACAGGATTTGGCGGCTTATTCTAAAGAGGAGCGGATTGGTTGATCCCGATGGGTCCCTAGAAGCAATTTGCGTTGGTACTGATATAAAAAAGCATGATGCACTAAGGGCTCTTAAGTATCTAGCGTCGACGGCCGATGGCGGTATTGTTCACAACAAGGCTCGACCATTCGTTGCGGGGCCGCGTTACCTGCCGCATGATCCGCTACTTGGATATGATAGAGAACAAATCACACCTGCACTGGCCCGTTTCGTATTTGGGAGTGGGCGTTTTAAGAAGTACTTGCCACTGCTCTTGAATAGTGAATCTAAGCCTCCGATTGAGGGGCGTAGTCGACTTGCTCATTCTTTGCCCGGGGACTCCTCGATTGGGTCTGCGCTAGCTGAAATTCTAGCGGATCATCGAGAGGCCTCCTTGCGCCTAATCGGCATAATGGAAAAATTTGCCCAATTTTCCACGGAGGTGATGCTATGGCACGCGATGACGCAACTCAGAGATCATAAGATTCGGACTGGGGTCGTCGTTACTTTTCATCATGAGACTGAAGTAAGGGAGAATATCGCGAATTCTCACGGATATCGTCGTTGGGACTTGCTGAGGCAAGATTTGCGGGATGGGATTCTGCCTAACGGCATACCTTTTAGTTGGATTGATGAGGCCCGCGCCGATCTGACATTCTCCAGAGCGTAA